The Collibacillus ludicampi region TCATTCGTGCGTTTGCGAAAATCTTCTATGCGTTTGTAGATCTCTTCCGGAGGAACGAAGCCAAGGAAATATTTCACATATTCATCCTCGCTTTCAAGCCTGCAGCCGCCTCTTTCGGATTGGCAGCGCTCATGACGGCAGAGACCACCGCAACTCCTGCCGCACCTGTCCGCATCGTCTCCGCCACATTGCTTGCCTGGATTCCCCCGATCGCAACAACTGGGATATGTACAGCCTTGACGATGTCACGCAATCCATCAAGGCCCGTATATCCCGCGTCCGCTTTCGAGCGCGTCGGGAAGACGGCACCTACCCCCAGGTAGTCGGCGCCGTCCCTCTCCGCGGCAATCGCTTCCTCCACCGTATCCGCCGAAACGCCGATCAATCGATCGCCTAGAATACGTCTGGCGTCGCGACAAGAAATATCATCCTGTCCGACATGTACGCCGTCAGCATCGACCAGCAGTGCCACATCCACGCGATCGTTGACGAAGAACAGGACACCATATTCTCTCGTCAGTTTTCTGACCGCCATTCCCAGTTCCACAAATCTGCGCCCCAATTCCTGTTTGCGTCGCAGTTGAATCGCGGTCGCCCCTCCTTCGATGGCGGAGCGTATAATCGGCAATAATTCATCCCCATTGGGCCGTTCATCTGTAACCACATAGAGTTGCAATGCTTTTCCTAGTTGTTGCCGATCCATGTTCATTCACAATCTCCCATTTGAACGATTTTTGCACGCTGTTCAACCAGTGAAACATCGAGGTTGTATAAAGCATCAAACAAAGCCGTCAGGAATGATCCCGGGCCCACCGCTTTTTCTGCCGCGATCTCTGCCGCAACGTTGTAGCAAGCGAGAGCAGCAACACAGGCTTCAGCATAAGTCCTCGTATCCGCCTTTCTCCCTGCCGCACCCAGAAATGCACCGAGAATCCCTGTCAGCATACATCCAGATCCGGTGATGGCCGCGAGAAGCGGATGACCGTTTTGCAATTGCCAAAGTGTGTATCCATCGGTGACATAATCGGTTTCACCGGTCGCAATCAGTACACAGTTGTTTTTCCGGGAATATGCTCGCATGTTCTCGGGGAGGTCTTGGGCCATGGAAACGGCATCGACCCCTTTGACCTCTCCTCCAGTCCCCAATAGGATACCCATCTCTCCGGCATTACCGCGCAACACCGTGATGTGGAGTTGATCGATCACACGTTTCGCGACTTCATTTCGATAAGGAGTTGCGCCGACTCCCACCGGGTCGAAAATCACGGGTACGCCTTCCTCATTTGCTGCACGTCCCGCAAGGAGCATGGCTTCCACCGTAGATTCATCCAGCGTTCCCATATTGAGCGCGAGCGCGTTCGCAATTCTGGCCATGTCACCCACTTCCTGTTTCGCGTACGCCATAACGGGCGAAGCGCCTACCGCCAACAAAGCGTTGGCAACGATGTTGGTCACCACCAGATTCGTGATGTTATGTACAAGAGGACGTATTTCCCGTACTTTCTCCATCCATCCCTTAATATCCAAATCATGCATCTCGTATTTCCCCTCCCGCTATTTCCAGAAAATTATGCAGGATTCTCGCGGTTAATCCCCATATCGTACGCCCTTGATAGGAAACAAAGTACTCTGGCATTGTACCTTTACTCCAATTATAATATTTTCCTCTCGGGATCCGTTCAAAGGGAAAATCTTCTGGAGGTTCCACTTTCAAATAAACGTCATGCCGTTCAAATGACTCTTGCTTCAAAACATGTAAAGGCACATAGAAAACTTCCTCGACTTCATCGGGATTCGGTGTGAGAATCGCATGCTCCGCAATCGTACAGACATAGGGATGGATCATCTCTTGAAACGGTGTGACGAGAATGTCCAACGCACCGATCACCTTGATCAATCCGCGCTCGATTCCAAGTTCCTCGCTCGTTTCCCGGATTGCGGTTTCTTCCGCGCTTCGGTCGCCGGGATCCACCCTCCCTCCAGGAAAGCATATTTCCCCCGGCTGTCTTTTTAAATGCTTAGCCCTCACTTCGAACAAAACGCACCATTCGCTTTCGTGCCGTACCAGCGCGAGCATGACTGCAGATTTTCGCATCTGTTCCTGCCCTAATATGTGAACGTGTCGATTCATGAGC contains the following coding sequences:
- the thiE gene encoding thiamine phosphate synthase → MNMDRQQLGKALQLYVVTDERPNGDELLPIIRSAIEGGATAIQLRRKQELGRRFVELGMAVRKLTREYGVLFFVNDRVDVALLVDADGVHVGQDDISCRDARRILGDRLIGVSADTVEEAIAAERDGADYLGVGAVFPTRSKADAGYTGLDGLRDIVKAVHIPVVAIGGIQASNVAETMRTGAAGVAVVSAVMSAANPKEAAAGLKARMNM
- the thiM gene encoding hydroxyethylthiazole kinase, translating into MHDLDIKGWMEKVREIRPLVHNITNLVVTNIVANALLAVGASPVMAYAKQEVGDMARIANALALNMGTLDESTVEAMLLAGRAANEEGVPVIFDPVGVGATPYRNEVAKRVIDQLHITVLRGNAGEMGILLGTGGEVKGVDAVSMAQDLPENMRAYSRKNNCVLIATGETDYVTDGYTLWQLQNGHPLLAAITGSGCMLTGILGAFLGAAGRKADTRTYAEACVAALACYNVAAEIAAEKAVGPGSFLTALFDALYNLDVSLVEQRAKIVQMGDCE
- a CDS encoding NUDIX hydrolase — protein: MRKSAVMLALVRHESEWCVLFEVRAKHLKRQPGEICFPGGRVDPGDRSAEETAIRETSEELGIERGLIKVIGALDILVTPFQEMIHPYVCTIAEHAILTPNPDEVEEVFYVPLHVLKQESFERHDVYLKVEPPEDFPFERIPRGKYYNWSKGTMPEYFVSYQGRTIWGLTARILHNFLEIAGGEIRDA